One genomic region from Sphingobacterium sp. UGAL515B_05 encodes:
- a CDS encoding STM3941 family protein, translating into MNETIIEFDNKKRLKLALFGLLLTIAALAFAYYIFFVAEKIRIFPGALMLTLGGLGCYCLIGGVKSLFVKDRTGLILNANGIRYHGTPVGIKAGTVKWTAIQSVSTGMAHGVHFVFLKLHHPEDYMQQFSPQVQQHLLENGIAVSADQLSLDFNTLKKLIDEYYERYTR; encoded by the coding sequence ATGAACGAGACTATCATAGAATTCGATAACAAAAAACGTCTGAAATTGGCGCTATTTGGCTTGCTGTTGACGATAGCGGCTTTGGCATTTGCTTACTATATTTTCTTTGTCGCTGAAAAAATAAGAATTTTCCCTGGAGCATTGATGTTGACCTTAGGGGGCTTAGGATGTTATTGTCTAATTGGCGGAGTAAAAAGCCTATTTGTTAAAGATCGGACTGGCCTGATATTGAATGCAAATGGCATTCGATATCATGGTACGCCAGTAGGAATAAAGGCTGGGACTGTAAAATGGACTGCTATTCAATCTGTCTCGACAGGAATGGCCCATGGTGTCCATTTTGTTTTTTTGAAGCTACACCATCCCGAAGATTATATGCAGCAGTTCTCTCCACAAGTACAACAACATCTGCTCGAAAATGGAATAGCCGTTTCGGCAGATCAATTGTCGCTTGATTTTAATACACTCAAAAAATTAATAGATGAGTATTATGAGCGGTATACGCGATAA